Proteins encoded within one genomic window of Amycolatopsis sp. 2-15:
- a CDS encoding gamma-glutamyltransferase family protein, whose translation MSPITGAIASPHALATRAGEQAFRAGGNAIDAALAAATALTVVYPHNTALGGDLVALVRTPDRSITCVNATGTAPAARDLTALRARHGERLPERGPDTITVPGAVRGWEALRGHGAALGWAAQFEAAIGFAAEGVPVARSLAAALVTDRALLDADAGSRAVFGSSLCEGDLLVQPRLAESLSAIAAGGPGEFYEGAVGAALARGLQALGCPLTTADLAGYVAGDTAAISAPLSGFRVHTSPPNTQGFALLRTVRALTELDFAATPWTTPAAVLGRLFHDGTRVRDTLLADPAFAATDVENDGLAELIAGLRDPRTAGAVAAPSIPRGDTVGVAAADSAGYAVSIIQSVFDSFGAAVLEPETGIILQNRGTSFSLDPRSPNVIAPGKRPKHTLMPVLVTHEDGRVRWVNSTMGGHGQPQIHAQVLLRLLAGDSPAEAVSAPRWVVGARAEGQASDTVHHEADLAAETVANLAADGFPLREVPPRTEFLGHTNVVSLAPDGTLTAGSDPRSDGSAAVVPA comes from the coding sequence TTGTCCCCGATCACCGGCGCCATCGCCTCGCCGCACGCCCTCGCCACCCGCGCCGGGGAACAGGCCTTCCGCGCGGGCGGCAACGCCATCGACGCGGCACTCGCGGCCGCCACGGCGCTCACCGTCGTCTACCCGCACAACACCGCGCTCGGCGGTGACCTCGTGGCCCTCGTGCGCACCCCCGACCGCTCAATCACCTGCGTGAACGCCACCGGCACGGCGCCGGCCGCCCGGGACCTCACCGCGCTGCGCGCCCGCCACGGCGAGCGGCTGCCGGAACGCGGCCCCGACACCATTACCGTGCCCGGCGCGGTACGCGGCTGGGAGGCGCTGCGCGGCCACGGCGCCGCGCTGGGCTGGGCCGCGCAGTTCGAGGCCGCGATCGGGTTCGCGGCCGAAGGCGTCCCCGTGGCGCGCTCGCTCGCCGCCGCGCTCGTGACCGACCGGGCGCTCCTCGACGCCGACGCCGGCTCGCGCGCGGTGTTCGGTTCGTCCCTGTGCGAAGGCGACCTGCTCGTACAGCCACGCCTCGCGGAATCACTGAGCGCGATCGCGGCCGGCGGGCCTGGCGAGTTCTATGAAGGCGCGGTGGGCGCGGCACTGGCCCGCGGCCTGCAGGCGCTCGGCTGTCCACTCACGACCGCCGACCTCGCCGGGTACGTGGCCGGGGACACAGCCGCGATTTCCGCACCGCTGAGCGGGTTCCGGGTGCACACCAGCCCGCCCAACACCCAGGGCTTCGCCCTCTTGCGGACCGTGCGCGCCCTCACCGAGCTGGACTTCGCCGCCACGCCGTGGACGACCCCGGCCGCCGTGCTGGGTCGCCTGTTCCACGACGGCACGCGCGTGCGCGACACCCTGCTCGCCGACCCGGCCTTCGCCGCCACGGACGTGGAGAACGATGGGCTCGCCGAGCTGATCGCGGGGCTGCGGGACCCGCGCACGGCCGGCGCGGTGGCGGCTCCCTCGATCCCGCGCGGCGACACCGTGGGCGTGGCGGCGGCCGACTCGGCGGGCTACGCCGTGTCCATCATCCAGAGCGTGTTCGACAGCTTCGGCGCCGCCGTGCTGGAACCGGAGACCGGCATCATCCTGCAGAACCGCGGCACCAGCTTCTCGCTGGATCCCCGCTCCCCCAACGTGATCGCGCCCGGCAAGCGGCCCAAGCACACGCTGATGCCCGTGCTCGTCACCCACGAGGACGGCCGGGTCCGCTGGGTGAACTCGACGATGGGCGGGCACGGCCAGCCGCAGATCCACGCGCAGGTGCTGCTGCGGCTGCTCGCCGGCGACTCGCCGGCCGAAGCCGTGAGCGCGCCGCGCTGGGTCGTCGGGGCCCGCGCCGAGGGTCAGGCCTCCGACACCGTGCACCACGAAGCCGACCTCGCGGCCGAGACCGTGGCGAACCTCGCCGCCGACGGCTTCCCGCTGCGGGAAGTCCCGCCGCGCACGGAGTTCCTGGGTCACACCAACGTCGTCTCGCTCGCGCCGGACGGCACCCTCACCGCCGGCAGCGACCCGCGTTCCGACGGCTCCGCCGCAGTGGTCCCGGCGTGA
- a CDS encoding threonine/serine dehydratase, producing the protein MPTLFDRILEAHQGIRPQVPVSTLERSRLLSDELACDVWLKTEHLMPTGSFKVRGSANKIRVLGESAKQTGVITASTGNHGQGVARAGNLAGVGVTVYVAAYTTPAKMAAIRAMGAELVVVEGGALDAEQEARRQAERLGKPYVAPYNDLDTVAGQGTLGVELAEQAPDLDAVFICTGGGGLIGGAGTALKQLSPRTKVVGVWPEASTCMLDSLKAGEIIETPEFPTLSDGSAGAVEPGSVTFGICQQVIDETVTVTEPEIARAMRKIAEGERWIVEGAAGVAVAGLIRTAELYRGKKVAVVLCGRNVALETFLGALALAQE; encoded by the coding sequence GTGCCCACCCTCTTCGACCGCATTCTCGAAGCGCACCAGGGCATCCGCCCGCAGGTGCCGGTGAGCACGCTCGAACGCAGCCGGCTGCTGTCGGACGAGCTCGCATGTGACGTGTGGCTCAAGACCGAGCACCTCATGCCCACCGGTTCGTTCAAGGTGCGCGGCTCGGCCAACAAGATCCGCGTGCTCGGCGAAAGCGCGAAGCAGACCGGCGTGATCACCGCGTCGACCGGCAACCACGGCCAGGGCGTGGCCCGCGCCGGCAACCTCGCCGGGGTCGGCGTCACCGTGTACGTGGCCGCCTACACCACGCCGGCCAAGATGGCCGCGATCCGGGCGATGGGGGCCGAGCTCGTGGTGGTCGAGGGCGGTGCGCTCGACGCCGAGCAGGAGGCGCGCCGGCAGGCGGAACGCCTCGGCAAGCCGTATGTCGCGCCCTACAACGACCTCGACACCGTTGCCGGCCAGGGCACGCTCGGCGTGGAGCTGGCCGAGCAGGCGCCGGACCTCGACGCCGTGTTCATCTGCACCGGGGGCGGCGGCCTGATCGGCGGCGCGGGCACGGCGCTGAAGCAGCTGAGCCCGCGGACGAAGGTCGTCGGCGTGTGGCCGGAGGCCTCCACCTGCATGCTCGACTCCCTGAAGGCCGGCGAGATCATCGAGACACCGGAGTTCCCCACGCTGTCCGACGGTTCGGCCGGCGCGGTGGAGCCCGGCTCCGTCACCTTCGGAATCTGCCAGCAAGTGATCGACGAGACGGTCACGGTCACCGAGCCGGAGATCGCCCGCGCCATGCGGAAGATCGCCGAGGGGGAGCGCTGGATCGTCGAAGGCGCCGCCGGTGTCGCGGTCGCCGGCCTGATCCGCACGGCCGAGTTGTACCGGGGCAAGAAGGTCGCCGTGGTCCTCTGTGGACGGAACGTGGCGCTGGAGACGTTCCTGGGCGCCCTGGCTCTCGCGCAGGAGTGA
- a CDS encoding MBL fold metallo-hydrolase has translation MTDPAPVVEPLLLGYGLSSDQGSIGFCGVYLVQTPQRRILFDCGHAGRRRALHRALARHGLGVRDVDTLVLSHAHYDHVQNADLFTHAQVFLHPAEGEAEPGDPVTPAWTDAIFAGLAVHEGSIDGLELAPGVTITGLPGHTAGSLGLTVETADGTALLTGDAVPSSRALRAGRCTTAASEEAAAASIELVRTRADVVYPGHDRPFTIEAGLPGRYLFPRVDLEVLAPDPLTDDPPAPSARRGSPPKGSSPA, from the coding sequence TTGACTGATCCCGCGCCTGTCGTCGAACCGCTGCTGCTCGGCTACGGTCTCTCGTCCGACCAGGGCAGCATCGGGTTCTGCGGTGTCTACCTCGTGCAGACGCCGCAGCGCCGCATCCTGTTCGACTGCGGCCACGCGGGCCGCCGCCGCGCGCTGCACCGGGCGCTGGCCCGCCACGGGCTCGGCGTGCGCGACGTCGACACGCTGGTGCTCTCGCACGCGCACTACGACCACGTGCAGAACGCCGACCTCTTCACCCACGCGCAGGTGTTCCTGCACCCGGCCGAAGGCGAGGCCGAGCCCGGCGACCCGGTCACGCCGGCTTGGACGGACGCGATCTTCGCCGGCTTGGCGGTCCACGAAGGCAGCATCGACGGGCTCGAACTGGCGCCCGGTGTCACGATCACCGGCCTGCCCGGCCATACCGCGGGTTCGCTCGGCCTCACCGTGGAAACCGCCGACGGCACGGCGCTGCTCACCGGCGACGCCGTCCCGTCGTCCCGCGCCCTGCGCGCCGGCCGCTGCACCACCGCGGCGAGTGAGGAGGCGGCCGCCGCGTCGATCGAGCTCGTGCGGACGCGGGCCGACGTGGTGTACCCCGGCCACGACCGGCCGTTCACGATCGAGGCCGGGCTGCCTGGCCGGTACCTGTTCCCGCGCGTGGACCTCGAAGTGCTCGCGCCCGACCCGCTGACCGACGACCCGCCCGCGCCGTCGGCGAGGCGCGGGTCTCCGCCGAAAGGAAGCTCCCCAGCATGA
- a CDS encoding aminotransferase class III-fold pyridoxal phosphate-dependent enzyme, giving the protein MTTATGIFAEPAPKFSPEGLHAVLGEHWALTDPVLKPLDSERDLNVLVDGRFVLKISNPAEQADVVDMETRALEHVHAADPQLPVPETVATTAGAPVARPRDDAGRECLARLITLLPGSPLEGGPLDPDLAEQVGGVAARVSVALQGFFHPSAGRTLMWDIRRMPEVLAAAGIATGRLGELAERVAPALAATATLPSGVQHADVTLTNVLASRASVTGVIDFGDMHHTAAVADLAVTLTSVLRLSGGDADRLWRLTDAVLRGYQRHRSLAPAEVAVLGELVIARLLTTLAVSATRRGPHSDNHRYITQYDTNSEQALELLSALSVRELADRLARLAGTRDLTAAISPDSLPTRRAQAMGGKLAPLFYRRPLEIVRGEGPWLHARDGARYLDAYNNVAVIGHTHPAVTQAVSSQLAQLNTHSRYLHAGIVELSERILATMPAPLDTVLFTTSGTEANELAWRLATEYTGAGAAVIAEHAYHGASKWMADLSSNEWPAGYRPAHVATFEAPHGPAHELTEIVAAERIHRADETLRAAGERPALVLADSQFTSEGILDVPGEFVAGLVTGAHTAGALYLADEVQSGYGRSGPRLWRFLLAGVTPDLVTLGKPMGAGYPIGAVVTRREIADALAGSYEYFSTFAATPAAAAAGHAVLDVLSLTGLPARAAATGTALREGLRALAAEEPLLGEVRGTGLLAGIDVRGSGASTSREVTRALLSELVGQGVLAGSTGPRGDVLKVRPPLVWEDKHVSQFLERLRRALAQLRA; this is encoded by the coding sequence ATGACCACCGCCACCGGCATCTTCGCCGAGCCGGCCCCGAAGTTCTCCCCCGAGGGCCTGCACGCCGTGCTCGGCGAGCACTGGGCGCTCACCGACCCGGTGCTCAAGCCGCTCGACAGCGAACGCGATCTCAACGTGCTCGTCGACGGCCGGTTCGTGCTCAAGATCTCCAACCCCGCCGAGCAGGCCGACGTCGTGGACATGGAGACCCGCGCGCTGGAGCACGTGCACGCGGCCGACCCGCAGCTGCCGGTGCCGGAGACGGTCGCGACCACGGCGGGCGCGCCCGTCGCGCGCCCGCGGGACGACGCCGGACGCGAATGCCTCGCCCGGCTGATCACGCTGCTGCCCGGTTCGCCGCTCGAAGGCGGACCGCTGGACCCCGACCTCGCCGAGCAGGTCGGTGGGGTCGCCGCGCGGGTTTCCGTGGCGCTGCAAGGGTTCTTCCACCCCTCGGCCGGCCGGACGCTGATGTGGGACATCCGGCGGATGCCGGAAGTCCTGGCGGCGGCCGGGATCGCGACCGGGCGGCTCGGCGAGCTCGCCGAGCGCGTCGCGCCCGCGCTGGCCGCCACGGCCACGCTCCCGTCGGGGGTGCAGCACGCCGACGTGACCCTCACCAACGTGCTGGCCTCGCGCGCGAGCGTGACCGGTGTGATCGACTTCGGCGACATGCACCACACGGCCGCCGTCGCCGACCTCGCCGTGACGCTGACTTCCGTGCTGCGCCTCAGCGGCGGCGACGCGGACCGCCTGTGGCGCCTCACCGACGCCGTGCTGCGTGGCTACCAGCGCCACCGTTCGCTGGCCCCGGCCGAGGTGGCGGTGCTGGGCGAGCTCGTGATCGCGCGCCTGCTCACGACGCTCGCGGTGTCGGCGACCCGGCGCGGGCCCCACTCGGACAACCACCGCTACATCACGCAGTACGACACCAACAGCGAGCAGGCGCTGGAGCTGCTGTCGGCGTTGTCCGTGCGCGAGCTCGCCGACCGGCTGGCGCGCCTGGCGGGCACGCGGGACCTCACGGCGGCGATCTCGCCGGACAGCCTCCCCACGCGGCGCGCGCAGGCCATGGGCGGCAAGCTCGCCCCGCTGTTCTACCGGCGGCCCCTGGAAATCGTGCGCGGCGAAGGGCCGTGGCTCCACGCCCGCGACGGCGCGCGGTACCTCGACGCGTACAACAACGTCGCGGTCATCGGCCACACGCACCCCGCCGTGACACAGGCCGTGAGCTCGCAGCTGGCACAGCTGAACACGCACTCGCGCTACCTGCACGCCGGGATCGTCGAGCTCTCCGAGCGCATCCTCGCGACGATGCCGGCACCGCTCGACACGGTCCTGTTCACCACGTCCGGCACCGAGGCCAACGAGCTGGCGTGGCGCCTGGCCACCGAGTACACCGGCGCGGGCGCGGCCGTGATCGCGGAGCACGCCTACCACGGGGCGTCGAAGTGGATGGCGGACCTGAGCTCGAACGAGTGGCCCGCGGGTTACCGGCCGGCGCACGTCGCGACGTTCGAGGCACCGCACGGCCCGGCTCACGAACTGACGGAAATCGTTGCGGCCGAACGGATCCACCGGGCCGACGAGACTTTGCGCGCGGCGGGGGAACGCCCGGCGCTCGTGCTGGCCGACTCGCAGTTCACCTCCGAAGGCATCCTCGACGTGCCGGGTGAGTTCGTGGCCGGCCTGGTCACGGGCGCTCACACGGCGGGCGCGCTGTACCTTGCCGACGAGGTCCAGTCCGGCTACGGCCGCAGCGGCCCGCGGCTGTGGCGCTTCCTGCTCGCCGGCGTGACACCCGACCTCGTGACGCTGGGCAAGCCGATGGGTGCGGGCTACCCGATCGGCGCCGTCGTGACCCGGCGTGAGATCGCCGACGCGCTCGCGGGCAGCTACGAGTACTTCTCCACCTTCGCCGCCACTCCGGCGGCCGCCGCGGCCGGCCACGCGGTGCTCGACGTCTTGAGCCTGACCGGCCTCCCGGCCCGCGCCGCCGCGACGGGCACGGCCCTGCGAGAGGGTCTGCGGGCCCTGGCCGCGGAGGAGCCGCTGCTGGGCGAGGTCCGCGGCACCGGGCTGCTGGCGGGGATCGACGTGCGGGGCTCGGGTGCGTCGACGTCTCGGGAGGTCACGCGCGCGCTCCTCTCGGAGCTGGTCGGGCAGGGCGTGCTCGCCGGATCCACCGGCCCGCGCGGTGACGTACTGAAGGTCCGCCCGCCGCTGGTGTGGGAGGACAAGCACGTGAGCCAGTTCCTGGAGCGGTTGCGGCGGGCGCTGGCGCAACTGCGGGCCTGA
- a CDS encoding serine hydrolase domain-containing protein yields the protein MSNTFPDPALDPGPVHTLLQTMAERGMRVHSLLVHRHGRTVLDLWQWPHEPGLRHKVHSATKSFTSAAVGFAEAEGLLSLDDPVVGFFADRLAGEPSENLGRMRVRDLLTMCTGHARGLSGATTRLRRTGWVDEFLEEPVVELPGRNFTYSSTTSHVLSAIVQQVSGQAIDEYLRPRLFEPLGITDYTWERDPEGVSSGGNGLSLRPRDLLKFGVLHLRDGVWDGSRVLPAGWVQKASALHVRRAISGEWNGKELVPPAPDVVADEGYGYQFWTTEAGIYSASGIFGQECMVFPRHDGVVVITGAMGDGSYHDLPGMLRSAFTAAFESPAREQSEVDALAAWVDRVREPETVGAAVQRAGFAATYDFEPNEQGLVSLAVEVRDGSVHVVVEDELGRHPIDHGVGTWTRQDTGVSVWRLHHSYQDPSAAVLAAGQWWSADELHLTWHFLESPFVDRLDLTFDDTGVTVGHATNVNSGPTTLPPARGALRG from the coding sequence ATGAGCAACACCTTCCCCGACCCGGCGCTGGATCCGGGCCCGGTCCACACCCTGCTGCAGACCATGGCCGAGCGCGGGATGCGCGTGCACTCCCTGCTCGTGCACCGCCACGGGCGGACCGTGCTGGACCTGTGGCAGTGGCCGCACGAACCCGGCCTGCGGCACAAGGTGCACTCGGCCACGAAGAGCTTCACGTCCGCGGCCGTCGGGTTCGCCGAGGCCGAAGGTCTGCTCTCCCTCGATGATCCGGTCGTCGGCTTCTTCGCCGACCGGCTGGCCGGCGAGCCGAGTGAGAACCTCGGCCGCATGCGCGTGCGCGACCTGCTCACGATGTGCACGGGGCACGCCCGCGGGCTTTCGGGCGCCACCACGCGGCTGCGGCGCACGGGCTGGGTCGACGAGTTCCTCGAGGAGCCCGTGGTCGAGCTGCCCGGCCGCAACTTCACCTACAGCAGCACCACGAGCCACGTGCTGTCGGCGATCGTGCAGCAGGTCTCGGGTCAGGCGATCGACGAGTATCTGCGACCGCGGCTGTTCGAGCCGTTGGGCATCACGGACTACACCTGGGAACGTGACCCCGAGGGGGTGTCCAGCGGCGGCAACGGGCTCTCGCTGCGCCCGCGCGACCTGCTGAAGTTCGGCGTGCTGCACCTGCGCGACGGCGTGTGGGACGGCTCCCGCGTCCTGCCGGCCGGGTGGGTGCAGAAGGCTTCCGCGCTGCACGTGCGCCGGGCGATCAGCGGGGAGTGGAACGGCAAGGAGCTCGTGCCGCCCGCGCCCGACGTCGTCGCCGACGAGGGGTACGGCTACCAGTTCTGGACCACCGAGGCGGGGATCTACAGCGCTTCGGGCATTTTCGGCCAGGAATGCATGGTTTTCCCGCGCCACGACGGCGTCGTCGTGATCACCGGCGCGATGGGGGACGGCAGCTACCACGACCTGCCGGGGATGCTGCGGTCCGCGTTCACCGCGGCCTTCGAGAGCCCGGCCCGGGAACAGTCCGAAGTGGACGCGCTGGCTGCGTGGGTGGACCGCGTGCGGGAGCCGGAAACCGTCGGCGCCGCGGTCCAGCGCGCCGGGTTCGCGGCGACGTACGACTTCGAGCCCAACGAACAGGGTCTCGTGTCGCTGGCGGTCGAGGTCCGCGACGGCTCGGTGCACGTCGTCGTCGAGGACGAGCTGGGCCGGCACCCGATCGACCACGGCGTGGGCACCTGGACGCGCCAGGACACCGGCGTCAGCGTGTGGCGCCTGCACCACTCCTACCAGGACCCGTCGGCTGCCGTCCTCGCCGCCGGGCAGTGGTGGTCGGCCGACGAGCTGCACCTGACCTGGCATTTCCTGGAGTCGCCGTTCGTCGACCGGCTCGACCTGACCTTCGACGACACCGGCGTCACCGTCGGTCACGCCACGAACGTCAACTCCGGGCCGACGACCCTGCCGCCGGCGCGCGGCGCGCTGCGCGGGTAA
- a CDS encoding amino acid ABC transporter ATP-binding protein translates to MTSDEAKTDVPAIELVDICKSFGVVEVLKGVSATVARGETVCLIGASGSGKSTLLRCVNLLSPPTSGTIRLHGQTITDPKVDLNAVRSRTGMVFQHFNLFQHKSAVDNIALALRRVRRMSREEARERALQQLDKVGLRALASARPSHLSGGQQQRVAIARSLAMEPDIMLFDEATSALDPELVKGVLDVMRDLATASGMTMMVVTHEMNFAREVADRVLFVDSGVIAEEGPARQLLTDPRTPRLKSFLSQVL, encoded by the coding sequence ATGACCTCGGACGAGGCGAAGACCGACGTCCCCGCGATCGAGCTGGTCGACATCTGCAAGTCCTTCGGCGTCGTCGAGGTGCTCAAGGGCGTGTCGGCGACGGTCGCGCGCGGCGAGACCGTGTGCCTCATCGGCGCCTCGGGCTCGGGCAAATCGACGCTGCTGCGGTGCGTGAACCTCCTGTCCCCGCCGACGTCGGGCACGATCCGGCTGCACGGGCAGACGATCACCGACCCGAAGGTGGACCTCAACGCCGTGCGCTCGCGCACCGGCATGGTGTTCCAGCACTTCAATCTGTTCCAGCACAAGAGTGCGGTGGACAACATCGCGCTCGCCCTGCGGCGCGTGCGCAGGATGTCGCGCGAGGAAGCGCGGGAACGCGCGCTGCAGCAACTGGACAAGGTCGGCCTGCGGGCGCTGGCCTCGGCGCGGCCCTCGCACCTGTCCGGCGGGCAGCAGCAGCGCGTGGCGATCGCGCGTTCGCTCGCGATGGAGCCCGACATCATGCTGTTCGACGAGGCGACCTCGGCGCTCGACCCCGAGCTGGTGAAGGGCGTGCTCGACGTGATGCGCGACCTCGCGACGGCGTCCGGGATGACGATGATGGTGGTGACGCACGAGATGAACTTCGCCCGCGAGGTCGCCGATCGCGTGCTGTTCGTGGACAGCGGTGTGATCGCCGAGGAGGGGCCGGCCCGGCAGCTGCTGACCGACCCGCGCACCCCGCGGCTAAAGTCGTTCCTTTCGCAGGTCCTGTAA
- a CDS encoding amino acid ABC transporter permease, which yields MGDFLHSFFDIHQILAVLPSLLGEGLRNTLIIASLALVLGLVVGLLLAMLLISTRWWLRMPARVYVDVFRGLPAIVTVSLIGIGLPSAGVRLFGQSPMGYAILAVGLINAAYIAEIFRSGIQSVPPGQAEAGRSLGMSHLSTQLLVVVPQGIRNVLPALANQFIVAVKESSLVYLLGLAVGERELYFIAQQAQSISYNSSSFVAAGLVYIVFTVPLTHLVNWFDKRLREGRRPASGGGATPAAPQPLVPVGATGFEAGA from the coding sequence ATGGGCGATTTCCTGCATTCCTTCTTCGACATCCACCAGATCCTCGCCGTGCTGCCCTCGCTGCTCGGGGAGGGCCTGCGCAACACGTTGATCATCGCGTCGCTCGCGCTCGTCCTCGGGCTGGTGGTGGGTCTGCTGCTGGCGATGCTGCTCATCTCCACACGGTGGTGGCTGCGGATGCCGGCCCGCGTCTACGTCGACGTGTTCCGGGGCCTGCCGGCGATCGTCACGGTGAGCCTGATCGGCATCGGCCTGCCCTCGGCGGGCGTGCGCTTGTTCGGCCAATCGCCGATGGGTTACGCGATCCTCGCCGTGGGCCTGATCAACGCGGCCTACATCGCGGAGATCTTCCGCTCGGGCATCCAGAGCGTGCCGCCCGGCCAGGCGGAGGCGGGCCGCAGCCTCGGGATGAGCCACCTGAGCACGCAGCTGCTCGTCGTGGTGCCCCAGGGTATCCGCAACGTGCTGCCGGCGTTGGCGAACCAGTTCATCGTGGCCGTGAAGGAGAGTTCTCTGGTGTACCTGCTCGGTCTGGCCGTCGGTGAGCGCGAGCTGTACTTCATTGCGCAGCAGGCGCAGTCCATTTCGTACAACTCGTCGTCGTTCGTGGCCGCGGGCCTGGTCTACATCGTGTTCACGGTGCCACTGACGCACCTGGTGAACTGGTTCGACAAACGGCTGCGGGAGGGCCGCCGCCCGGCGAGTGGTGGTGGCGCCACGCCCGCGGCCCCGCAGCCGCTGGTTCCCGTCGGCGCGACCGGATTCGAAGCGGGGGCGTGA
- a CDS encoding alpha/beta hydrolase: MTTTEPDSQEAHFVGATPFFASGHDQRLSYGLFVPKDHTPGAAPLPLVVVQHGTGRSAERYRNEWADFATRHGCVILAPLFPAGIGKRRELHSFKFLEYDGIRFDEELLHIVEEVGQEFNTETETFFLHGFSGGGQFAHRFFYAHPDRLAGVSIGAPGRITQLDDSLPWWLGTGGFREKFGIELDLAALRRVPVQLVVGSADVETWEINNAGGPNWMDGVEKTGRTRIERIETLRDSFERSGLSVRFDVVPGVAHQGSLVIPVVQDFFAGLLASRLK; the protein is encoded by the coding sequence ATGACCACCACCGAACCCGACTCACAGGAAGCCCACTTCGTCGGCGCGACCCCGTTCTTCGCCTCCGGCCACGACCAGCGCCTGTCCTACGGCCTGTTCGTGCCGAAGGACCACACACCCGGCGCGGCCCCGCTGCCGCTGGTCGTGGTGCAGCACGGCACGGGCCGCTCGGCCGAGCGCTACCGCAACGAGTGGGCGGACTTCGCGACCCGCCACGGGTGCGTGATCCTCGCGCCGCTGTTCCCCGCCGGGATCGGCAAGCGGCGCGAGCTGCACAGCTTCAAGTTCCTGGAGTACGACGGGATCCGCTTCGACGAGGAGCTGCTGCACATCGTCGAGGAGGTCGGGCAGGAGTTCAACACCGAGACCGAAACCTTCTTCCTGCACGGTTTCTCCGGTGGCGGGCAGTTCGCGCACCGGTTCTTCTACGCCCACCCCGACCGCCTCGCCGGGGTCTCGATCGGCGCGCCGGGCCGCATCACGCAGCTCGACGACTCGCTGCCGTGGTGGCTCGGCACCGGCGGGTTCCGCGAGAAGTTCGGCATCGAGCTCGACCTCGCGGCCCTGCGCCGCGTGCCGGTGCAGCTGGTGGTCGGCTCCGCGGACGTGGAGACCTGGGAGATCAACAACGCCGGCGGTCCGAACTGGATGGACGGCGTGGAGAAAACCGGCCGCACGCGCATCGAGCGCATCGAGACGTTGCGCGACAGCTTCGAGCGCAGCGGGCTCTCCGTGCGGTTCGACGTGGTGCCCGGGGTGGCCCACCAGGGCAGTTTGGTGATCCCCGTGGTCCAGGACTTCTTCGCCGGCTTGCTCGCGAGCCGGTTGAAGTGA
- a CDS encoding GntR family transcriptional regulator — translation MTHPRPALTKNAYVYEELRRRILAGELIQGQSISQEQLAAELGVSTTPLREALRRLDAEGLVTIDAHRDARVSRLNAEEARSLFEVRERLDPLATKLAATRRTDADIAAIESALKDLEPLSTSTGFDSLLVHRAFHRSVYTASHNPLLMTLLEGLWDKADRYRLIGLQSKPDSPQDQERVRREHIEIAQAVISGDARTAERTMKKHVLGSLGRRAIAALEA, via the coding sequence ATGACCCACCCCCGCCCAGCCCTCACGAAGAACGCATACGTCTACGAGGAGCTGCGCCGGCGCATCCTGGCCGGTGAGCTGATCCAGGGCCAGTCCATCTCCCAGGAGCAGCTCGCGGCGGAGCTCGGCGTGAGCACCACTCCCCTGCGCGAGGCGCTGCGACGGCTCGACGCCGAGGGGCTCGTGACGATCGACGCCCACCGCGACGCGCGGGTGAGCCGGCTCAACGCCGAGGAGGCCCGCAGCCTGTTCGAGGTCCGCGAGCGCCTCGACCCGCTGGCCACCAAGCTCGCCGCCACACGCCGGACCGACGCCGACATCGCGGCGATCGAGTCCGCGCTCAAGGATCTCGAGCCGCTGAGCACGTCCACCGGCTTCGACTCGCTGCTCGTGCACCGCGCGTTCCACCGCAGCGTCTACACGGCCTCGCACAACCCGTTGCTGATGACGCTGCTCGAAGGGCTCTGGGACAAGGCCGACCGCTACCGGCTGATCGGCCTGCAGTCCAAACCGGACTCCCCGCAGGACCAGGAACGCGTGCGGCGCGAGCACATCGAGATCGCCCAAGCTGTGATCTCGGGTGACGCCCGCACGGCCGAGCGGACCATGAAGAAACACGTGCTCGGCAGCCTCGGCCGCCGGGCGATCGCCGCGCTGGAGGCCTGA